Within Vicia villosa cultivar HV-30 ecotype Madison, WI linkage group LG1, Vvil1.0, whole genome shotgun sequence, the genomic segment AAAACATAAAACCTTCATAAAAGGAAAATCATCATGAAGATAAACAGCATATTTTGTAAACTAAATTGTGTAGTTAAAACACCTTTTGTAGCATAATATCGAACTGCTATATCAATGCAAAGTAAGTCAGATACCACTTATATGAGTAAGATAGATACTCCAAATTTGGCCTAAGACCCATCCAACTCAATACATCATATACTTTCCTCTTTAAGAAATACAAAGTATCTGAGTCACAGTTATGGTTAATTCTTCAGGTGCGCAGCAGAATTCTTCTCGGCTACACTATCAATCGCATTTAACCATCTATCTAGTCATGACTACAAAAATACAAGGCTTGTAGGCAAGTGAGGACGATTGCATTATTTCCCAATCCTTATTAGATATTCAGTtgcaatttcaatatttttttttgttttttttaaggtTTAACTTGACAGCATTAAGGAAGTTTAACACATGGAAAACCAAAGTACCAACAAAACATTTACTTATCAATCAATCGTGCTCAAATGCAATACATCCAAACCACTATTTTATAATTTCTGGTGTGGACCATACTTAAGAAACCAGTGTTAATTGTAAAGCAAAGAGCCATAAGATTCTCTCTGTTGGAGATAAGTTTGCTTGTGACACAACAACCAAACACTTTCTAAGGGGGCAAAGAATCTATATAGCTTTTTGAAAGCCTCGCATTTTCATCAAGAACTTATCCAAAAcacacaataataataaaaaacacaacCCTTTCTCAACTAATCGACCCGTTAAAAACAATGCGCTTGTACGAGAAGCAAATCATACCTAGAGAAGACCATAACGAAGTAACAGCCATAGGATCAGAGTCCCTAATTTCACCCAAGTTACCAATCGATGTTGAAAAATCAGGAACTTTCTTAAAATCGTCCATCTGAGTAGGCAAAAGGGCAAAAAGTGTTAACAAACGAATAGACAAAATGATGAAACATATGACTATTGATAGTCGTAACAAAAATAAAGAGATAAAACATGTGTTTAGTTCTGCGGTGACAAAAACTGATTTTGAATACATTCGTGTAAAAGACAAGTGTGGAAGCAGAAACTCCAAAATCTAGCTTCTGGCTAGAATCAAGGACATCCAAACATGTTAAAATTAATTCTGCAGTTACATAAATCAATTTGATCTCATCCAAAAATAGGGTCGTCTTTGAGAATGTTCAAGGCGGACTACCGCACAATCCCCAAAGTTTGACAGGTTTAAACTGTGACAAAAAAGGGTCTCATCAAATATCTTTCACTGTTAAACCATGACAAAATAGAACCCCTATCTGATTTACCACAGTTCAATCATGGTTAACTTACAGAGTGCCTCCGAAAACTTAATTTGAGACTATTCTATATAAAAGTAAAATTGAACATTAACAAACTGAGGTGTTATAAACTCCATACCCAACTAGGTCCATTCCCGGAGGGACCATCCCATCCAACATGAGCCACATGTTTAACATCTGTCGGGTACCCAATTTCCATCTCCCGCTCCTTAACaactgaaagaaaaaaaaaaacatttcacaTTTTAGCccaaacatcaacaacaaaacAATGAATCAATTGGAAAGTGTATCTAACAGAAAAGATAATTACCAAATATCTGAGTAATGTACTTAAAACTCTTGCGAATTCCTTTAAACGTGGTTGCCATGGTTGGTGAAAATCACAATCACAATCCCAATAGTGCCGTAAAGTaaagacaaaaaaaatgaaactttGTTATAAATAATACTCAATTCAATAACCTTGAAGAGTAACAACTAAGGtttcatttcattcattgcatgtGATGTGATTCAGGAACATCTTTTTGCTTTCCTGTGAATAAAGATAGGAATCTGAATCAATTATATAACAATAACACACTAACTAACTATTTCAATTTGAAAACATTCTTCAACATGAaacatcaaaaattaaaaatgagtATAATAATATAGTACCTGAAGAAGATGATTAAGATGCAGGTTTAGAAAGTGATGTAAAGGGTTGAAGTGGGAGAGTAGGAGGaggcggaggaagaagatgaataagGGTTTGACTCTATGAGGAAGAGAAGAGAAGGTGGGTATCCATGAATTTGCAATGTTGTGAATAAATAGTGAGAAATAATAGTGAGAGAAAGACAAGAAAAAGGACATGGTAAAAACATTTAATACCATTTTTGACTCAAtcatgtctat encodes:
- the LOC131611482 gene encoding CRIB domain-containing protein RIC1, with the translated sequence MATTFKGIRKSFKYITQIFVVKEREMEIGYPTDVKHVAHVGWDGPSGNGPSWMDDFKKVPDFSTSIGNLGEIRDSDPMAVTSLWSSLERQQSSSIYNSLSSVAGNPSIREKPKQKKLKSPSSSRSPSSSSRRSRASKSKALFNEREAASPIALV